One genomic segment of Balaenoptera musculus isolate JJ_BM4_2016_0621 chromosome 11, mBalMus1.pri.v3, whole genome shotgun sequence includes these proteins:
- the LOC118903051 gene encoding 40S ribosomal protein S23, protein MGKCRGLRTARKLRSHRRDQKWHDKQYKKAHLGTALKANPFGGASHAKGIVLEKVGVEAKQPNSAIRKCVRVQLIKNGKKITAFVPNDGCLNFIEENDEVLVAGFGRKGHAVGDIPGVRFKVVKVANVSLLALYKGKKERPRS, encoded by the coding sequence ATGGGCAAGTGTCGCGGTCTTCGTACTGCCAGGAAGCTCCGTAGCCACCGACGAGACCAAAAGTGGCATGATAAACAGTACAAGAAAGCCCATTTGGGCACAGCCCTGAAGGCCAACCCTTTTGGAGGTGCTTCTCATGCCAAGGGAATTGTGCTTGAAAAAGTAGGGGTTGAAGCCAAACAGCCAAATTCTGCCATCAGGAAGTGTGTCAGGGTTCAACTAATCAAGAATGGCAAAAAAATCACCGCCTTTGTACCCAATGAtggttgtttgaattttattgagGAAAATGATGAAGTTCTGGTTGCTGGATTTGGTCGCAAAGGTCATGCTGTTGGTGACATTCCTGGAGTCCGCTTTAAGGTTGTCAAAGTAGCCAATGTCTCTCTTTTGGCCTTATACAAAGGCAAGAAGGAAAGACCAAGATCATAA